The following nucleotide sequence is from Nitrososphaerota archaeon.
GGTTTCGGAACTCAGCCCATTGTCACAATCAAAATACCAATGTAAAGTCTAAAGTAAAAAATAGGTAACAAAAGTGCTATTGGAACTGCGATTAATATCCCGATCATGCTCGATATTGTAAGCATCAAGGCAACTTGTGATGCTTGGGATTTTGGAATATATCCCATCATTCCAAGTCGTTTTGTAATTCTGTGCTCAGTATCTTTACTGAAGTCGAAGTGCACATTACCGATATTTTGATGTAGGATAGCAGCAAATATGCCCGATGTAAATTGGGCCAATAATATCGCAGGCACTACTTGTAATGGAGAGAAACCAATCAAAAGAAGAATAGGAGTTAGAGTCGTGCCGTAACCCATGCCAATTGTTGCATCCATATACTCTGCTAAAACAGAGATCACTAGCGCTACAATTAGAATCATTTCGATTGCCATTATCAAATCTCCTTCTCGTTTGATATCAGCGCGGTCTTGCTCCGCTGCAGAACATGTTAATTCGCTCCGCAAATTTGATTGCTTTCAACTAGCGTGCCTACCAATACACTGTTTTTTCTAAAGATATCCTAAAGCCTTCAAACGTCGCTTAATTCGCTCTAAATCTGCCGCGTCAAATGGCGCAGCTATTTGTTCAGATTCATGAGCGGATACTATCTCTCGAAGGACAAATGTAACATAATCTGATACTGATTTAAACCCCTTACCCTCGATAAGTCCCTTAATGCGATTGTGAAGTGCCACGGGAATCGAAACAGTCGTATACTTTGCCTTCTTCTCGCGTTTGCTGACCCGGGTCATACCGACTTACTTTAATTACCTATAATTAAACTTATATTGAAGCTTTAGACCCCCAGAGGAGTACAAACGATGACGCATAATGCCTGACTTGAAAGAACTTGAGAACAACAGTATCTACATAATCAGAGAAGCATATGCAGAATTCAAGAAGCCAGCGGTTCTTTGGAGTACTGGTAAAGATAGTTCAGCAGTGCTTTGGCTCTGCCGAAAGGCCTTCTTTGGTAAGATTCCCTTTCCTGTAATACATATCGACACAGGCTATAAGTTCAAAGAAATGTACGAATTTCGAGATATGATTGCTAAGGAGTGGGGGATGAATCTCATTGTGGCGCAAAACCAAACTGCAGTCAAAGAAGGAGTTGGACCTAAAACAGGTAAGTTAGACTGTTGTACATCTTTGAAAACAGAGGCGTTGAAAATGTGTGTGGAGAAATACAGCTTTGATGCATTACTCTTAGCAATTAGACGAGATGAACATGGGATTCGTGCAAAAGAGCGAGTCTTCTCACCTCGGAACCAAAGTTTCCAATGGGACTATCGGAACCAACCCCTTGAGATGTGGGATAAGTATCAGAGTACTATTGAAGAGGGTTTTCACACACGAGTTCATCCGATCCTACAATGGAGGGAACTAGACATCTGGGAGTATGTAATGGAGGAAGGCATTCCAGTTAATCCGTTATACTTCTCCCAAAATGGGAAGCGCTACAGGAGCTTAGGGTGCGAGCCATGCACTTCTACAATTAATTCAGACGCGAAGACAATCCCCGAAATAGTTAATGAATTGAAAACCACAAAAATAGCTGAGCGATCTGGTCGCGCGCAAGATAAAGAGAAGTCCTTTATGATGCAGAAACTGAGAGCTTTAGGGTACATGTGAGAAAATGAATATTGACGTAGTTGTGACCGGACACGTTGACCATGGAAAATCGACCTTAATTGGACGTTTGCTTTACGATTCGGAGAGTATACCAAGCGAGCGATTGACAGAGGTACAGAAGCTAATTCAGGAATACAAGAAACGATTTGAATTTGCATATTTCATTGACTCCTTCGAAGATGAAATGAAGGAGGAGAGAACTATTGATACGACAGCTGCAATCTTTAAAGGAAAGAAGAATACGTTCACGGTAACCGACGTTCCTGGCCACAAGGAATTCTTAAAGAACATGCTAACTGGTGCATCACATGCTGATGTGGCAGTTTCTGTGATATCGGCAGTCGACGGAATTCAGGAGCAGACAAGACGGCATCTTTTTCTTCTAAAACTAATCGGAATTAAAACAATCTTCGTAGCAGTTAACAAGATGGATGCAATAGATTACAACGAAAAACAGTTCACAACCATCAGAAGTGACGTAAAGAAATTCCTTAAATCAATAGGTTATCTAAACTCCACAATTATTCCTATTTCAGCCATGGATGGAGAAAATGTGTTCAAAAGATCGGAGCTAATGCCATGGTATACCGGGCCCACATTAATTGAATCTTTGGACAATGTTAAGTTAAATGAAAGTTGTCAGACAACGAGATTCGTTGTTCAAGACATATATGATGTCGATTCCAAATCTGTAGTTGTGGGGCGCTTGGATTCCGGGAGCCTCCGAGTTGGTGAGATATTATTTTTCGCGCCTTCAGGAGTAAAAGGGGAGGTAAAACAGATAGTTGTCTTTGGGAGAGATTTAGATAAAGCCGAGAAAGGGGACAGCATAGGAATTGTTACCAATTGTCACGTAAAGCGAGGAGACGTAGGAGGCCTGTTGAAGAATCGACCTAACGCTGTTAAAGAATTCCTCGGGGAATCTGTCTTTCTAGAGGATGGAGTAAAGGTAGGGGATACTCTGAGCATACGATGTGGAACTTCTAATGTGCAGTGCAAAATCAAGGAAATTCGAGAAAAGATAAATTCAGAGACTGGACAAGTGGTGGAAGAGTCTGCAGAAAAAGTCAACGAAGATGAGGCCGCAACTATAGTGTTCTCAACTGAGCCCGTTGTAGTAGAAAAATTCTCGGATATTCCTGAGCTAGGACGGTTTGTGCTTTATAAAGATAGAAATATTGGTGTCGGAGTTGTATTAGATGCCTGATGGTACATTCTTTGTGCTAGGAATCGATGCCGCTACCTTTGGAATAATTTGCCCAAACTTAAGACGATTAAAGAACTTTGAAAAGCTATTACGAATCGGGAAAAGTAAGGAACTTATTCTAGAGGAGATACCAATTTCGCCATCAGTCTGGTGCGGAATGTTTTCTGGTAAACTTCCAGAGGAACATAACCACAAAAGCTATGTAGTTAACGGAAAGATTCGAGTAAGAGAAGATATCAATGTCGAGTTTGTTTGGGATATACTCACTAAGCAAGGGAGAGATATCCGAGCTATAAATGTGCCATTTGTTGTACCGCCCTACTCTTTCAAATCTGATTTTACACCTATTGGTTTTGGCTTGCCGACCACCGAGAAAGAATGGGAGGAGGAGCTCGAGAAAGTTACTAAATATGCAAAGGAATTACTTGTTGAAAAGCCAGATGCGCTTATTGTAGTTTATACGCTGTTAGATAGAATTCAACACTTCCATTGGGGAGATAAATGTGTGGTTGATTGGTATCAGAAATTAGATGAGAAATTGGGAGAACTATTATTTGACACAGGCTTCCTATCTAACGATCAGAACCACTTGATTATAATTTCTGACCACGGTTTTTGCTCGTTTGGGGAGGCTAAGGTTAAGACCTTACCAGAGGAAACTGGGTATGGAAAGCTTAAGGGAGATCACTCAGAGCGAGCAATGCTAATAACCGTGAATGTTACACATAACATCAATAGGCCACAAGACGTTTTTTTCGCAGTCAAAAATGGAATAAACAATTTATCCTAAACCAGAACTGAACTGCACAATTTCGTGATTATCACACAATTCAAGAACGAGTTAAGTGCTGCTAATTTATCGGTTAAGCGTATCAATCAGATTATACCCTTTAAATTTACAAAGTATTTGTATGATAGCCGTTGGGCGTTCCAGTAGCTCTCTGGAGTCCCAATATCTAGATGTAGAACATTTCTTAACTTGTATGCGACCACGCGCTTTTGCCGCTCAATGACATTTTGGATGCCATCAGTTAGCTGAATTTCCCCGGCTTTCCCAGGCCTCGTCCGATTGATTGCTTCGTAAATTTCTTCTGTAAATAGATAA
It contains:
- a CDS encoding ribbon-helix-helix domain-containing protein, which gives rise to MTRVSKREKKAKYTTVSIPVALHNRIKGLIEGKGFKSVSDYVTFVLREIVSAHESEQIAAPFDAADLERIKRRLKALGYL
- a CDS encoding sulfate adenylyltransferase subunit 2; this translates as MPDLKELENNSIYIIREAYAEFKKPAVLWSTGKDSSAVLWLCRKAFFGKIPFPVIHIDTGYKFKEMYEFRDMIAKEWGMNLIVAQNQTAVKEGVGPKTGKLDCCTSLKTEALKMCVEKYSFDALLLAIRRDEHGIRAKERVFSPRNQSFQWDYRNQPLEMWDKYQSTIEEGFHTRVHPILQWRELDIWEYVMEEGIPVNPLYFSQNGKRYRSLGCEPCTSTINSDAKTIPEIVNELKTTKIAERSGRAQDKEKSFMMQKLRALGYM
- a CDS encoding GTP-binding protein; this encodes MNIDVVVTGHVDHGKSTLIGRLLYDSESIPSERLTEVQKLIQEYKKRFEFAYFIDSFEDEMKEERTIDTTAAIFKGKKNTFTVTDVPGHKEFLKNMLTGASHADVAVSVISAVDGIQEQTRRHLFLLKLIGIKTIFVAVNKMDAIDYNEKQFTTIRSDVKKFLKSIGYLNSTIIPISAMDGENVFKRSELMPWYTGPTLIESLDNVKLNESCQTTRFVVQDIYDVDSKSVVVGRLDSGSLRVGEILFFAPSGVKGEVKQIVVFGRDLDKAEKGDSIGIVTNCHVKRGDVGGLLKNRPNAVKEFLGESVFLEDGVKVGDTLSIRCGTSNVQCKIKEIREKINSETGQVVEESAEKVNEDEAATIVFSTEPVVVEKFSDIPELGRFVLYKDRNIGVGVVLDA
- a CDS encoding alkaline phosphatase family protein, which produces MPDGTFFVLGIDAATFGIICPNLRRLKNFEKLLRIGKSKELILEEIPISPSVWCGMFSGKLPEEHNHKSYVVNGKIRVREDINVEFVWDILTKQGRDIRAINVPFVVPPYSFKSDFTPIGFGLPTTEKEWEEELEKVTKYAKELLVEKPDALIVVYTLLDRIQHFHWGDKCVVDWYQKLDEKLGELLFDTGFLSNDQNHLIIISDHGFCSFGEAKVKTLPEETGYGKLKGDHSERAMLITVNVTHNINRPQDVFFAVKNGINNLS